The following coding sequences lie in one Silurus meridionalis isolate SWU-2019-XX chromosome 19, ASM1480568v1, whole genome shotgun sequence genomic window:
- the bsnb gene encoding LOW QUALITY PROTEIN: protein bassoon (The sequence of the model RefSeq protein was modified relative to this genomic sequence to represent the inferred CDS: deleted 2 bases in 1 codon), with protein sequence MGNEASLEGEAGQPGTASASAPPRAGQLSEPSTGARAAPGPRPDSIQGKSPNTDPSNGPKPGGPVGSVPNQSQSPRKSPQGDPGGPKSPYSVPQIAPMPSSKLCPVCKTADLTGSTDGQPNCNTCTQCHSTVCNQCGFNPNPHLTEVQEWLCLNCQMQRALGMDMDTPRSKSQQQIHSPQQPTKPQPRTAPQTPSSTQTKPFPAPQNELKSQSQPSTPLKTQVKPQSQPTPSPQTQAKAQPQTTQSPQTQANPQFQTTPSSQTQGKPQSQPPTPSQTQAKLPSTPQTQQKSQSQPATPTKSQPNPPPSEQPFGKLFGFGASLLNQATSLISVDQPSSQPPSQPQTPQKTSAATSKPAAQSGPPPSTQPGPAPGTQPGPAPGTQPGPALGTQPGPQPGPQSTAPSQQQKSKPKVCCPLCKTELNVGVPTESPNFNHCTQCHAQVCNMCGFNPTPHLTEKKEWLCLTCQTQRAISGDLGDGPSPAPQPMGSPRAPGPTTQQHAQLKPPSQQAGVRHAGPQQQKTPGAQVSGTLSSAKHGTPQSKGPAQASTAKTTPSQPASKSKTEARKQEQGISKKQSVSKTEKEGDMKALHKKGTQEIKDQKKSCDLQKSKLHDDSNKSSTQSLSDTGYSSDGISGSQSEITGLIREEGIKLSEGGLSTQRSPPSPSEIKKLESSMRPLLQSETASEIDKTRPQSLSITQDQFDSDGEVSDDLSCKLRHDYVEDSSESGLSPLPTRQKLQKGLTDEEFMRRQILEMSADEEEVVETEGQVKVKKSHKHSGDLGKERRRLTQQSNSFEDDTKSNEATYKSNDGDDMMGSQGGLRRFKTIELNNTNSYNRDLELSTEHDLREPELEMESLTGSPEEKSRGEYSSTLPATTPSYTSGTSPTSVSSLEDDSDSSPSRRQRLEEVKQQRKARHRSHGPLLPTIEDSSEEDELREEEELLREQEKMRDLEQQRIRSTARKTKRDKEELRAQRRRERSKTPPSNLSPIEDASPTEELRQAAEMEELHRSSCSEYSPSIDSEAEGFEVGSKLYKSGSEYNLPTFMSLYSPTEKSSAESPSAVHKSLKSAEEVYEEMMRKAEMMQKQQGQPVKQEQQGTSSLTNSQHLRTGSTSLSPGTSPTQMSAPVSFSDSGSSGLARVSETQQNQHRMPSQTSKMSPSPPQVRQPAPRQQQVRSIQSADSQTTTHILDHMSSVASTLQGSHAPQRTAGPRLARQQSSQDTPVMVITLESSTPTQPPKPITVNSSTSPLSSPTSSQQQPIYWTQSSVTSSPTSPQMSQLAYQRGQAAERVTSGPSTPSCAASQSYRSDNISLCKISNVPGTSMVIEQGTVAQSGNVVDLRAVKPAPIIMTDHGMDLTSLASDTRRYSVDADQPPSRHTAVQPLIMNLNAQAQPHVTISTPTTVSVTVAASMFISQPKYPMVYGDPLQNRVDFGQGAGSAVCLSQPRTPISDSSIPKIDACLEDLGIQQQQLQKQQQKLQQQQQLLEQQLQHHQQNTASFARYNLANQVHPVLLKKDLVVCQTSGGSTQTVISAIPKVSPLPPPLSTSISSTPTIGHDIYGGVALELKNKPTVTNLSTEQPHAMMVQLDESGSSQGGTVTQIVKREEPHQAPEVLDLTGQIKSENQVACCDVVYQLPFGGSCSGPFGQRSKTTISDPNSSADPTSAPHQQTQLEKDGHYPINMQGESEEHKPFTMPLSGQLPPSMSDTNLAESGLQCYQRTDAGDLAVDLSSMKQAYEAGYLGMGAQYGSYTDLRHQDVSTPPLPLRRYGSMSNISGDFGYPSRDLAGTQESNLAQYSATTAREISRMCAALNSMDHFGNRYTNSPDLLQYGAGRGGQIGRLGLQQGLTSVRANILYGPDGRPTAHGQALTNLINARQATLRALYPPVLRTADGMIYSTINTPIASTLPITTQPAPVLNPMVRGVYRPYPPSSVTAVSLASLSRLPQVAPRMPLSAQGPYRYPTPTLFPASATDSISGSVPTTSSSQETPIYFVKPTVPGTITSTTTLPSAPRATVPTSAIPAQSTILNQQTSQGDIPGDAATVLPSTQNLILQSIQAQTHPQSLPNSKDLSVIQGLSQTQDHLSVPQSQPHATTRGLSDTSVSDEKEEEHLRQQQEQLLQLERERIELEKLRQLRLQEELERDRLELQRHREKEQLLVHREIQELQNIKQQVLQQQQVERETQLVIQREQLAQQKMQLDQIQALQQQLQLQLEEQKRQKTAAVEAAAAVAAAEAAAASAAAAAAATTAQSAINGMLVGGAPQAISIICDQSGRVIPQDGQSLQFLPCMDGQMVQALVSTRPMPSSASEMSLRNSDDQGSSHVIKKQNSMPRLRNGTEEEPVKRIADSSVQTDDEDAEDRFMSRRRRTRRIADCSVQTDEEDQGEWDSQPVRRRRSRYSKHSESSAENKTDASKVTSSIAIQTTSDSSCQTESDQLGRVSPAIHITMAETSKVELLHYISAPERTHKGESLACQTDPEAQSQGVVVPQLSVSTTVSPYSTSLHVVGATPAKFEKRKLDPLDIGLQTQQPVDPRPPKSPQVLYSPVSPLSPHRVLETSLASSEKLNRAHVTPQQKAFTTESPKMHQTIPRPIKSVQRSLSDPKPLSPTSEDPSKAKFSLYQGHNSSGSQLQNSIMRKVKRTLPSPPPDEIPLPIVTPAMSHMYSSGIPQRLLPRPTHGVMKVGILSELKAVEQESSKLRKQQAELEEEEKEIDAKLRCLELGITQRKETMVKERERRELAYLRGIGDARDYMSDSELNNLRLTGIPTGTYEANGLMSRPSTAPLSQYTSDPNVTSQYPPTSSYVIYPYPQSQPAPTQPPTAAYQQIGFQAPQYPAPSQPQPGTFQPHPPQPSLYQTQGPYQGHAYAQSYQTDIGLQQPSHQSFQPPASHLPGQTLPYPGQGLPFQPQTDMLSGHQLPRHTSLADLEQKLPTNYEIITNPAVSVATSAQDTGFSGAYSSPMANAYGPYRTPEQTMAEHMPSPTSGYGTDGLYATNLEQNIPRNYVMIDDISELTKENMGSTDASRTGYGSENGPQRMGYGDGSEDLYGRPGSTTSYHHQGTVDSHGRPSTTVSGGSSYYYDDYKHSPRSSSGMGSQKHPSKNLAPAAVSSKRNKHRKQGMEQKISKFSPIEEARDVESDLASYTITTPSGGSCTMVSRSGVKKNVYDQQKYYGSREGLDEDERLYSSGRSRSTGYGMDKISSRESGGYRSKSYERDAMERSQRGTHSRSGRNTMRTQNSEEESPLSPVGKPVGMGRASDPHDVRNQYGSSHSLPDVQDHHIRDMPKSHAYKPDDPYLVDDMHCAVSDSEAYHLGQEETDWFEKPREATHDRSRHQGSGSHSSTGKRGNVKHTYHDYDEPPEEDLWPQDEYSHQRHSSSTSREHRHHVSSSGHHSTARHPSEVSRSSRSSRSHPKDPSARSEARSTSSSSHKRSSEPRSSQPGSRDSGEYSRDPASGHHHSGQRGPRQSGASRRQEVPSSKQQHQQQQPPQQPQQQQQQPQQQQQQQQQQQQQQQQGFVGQQQPPQQGQQRPTTQPTAGRQAAPQQPETGQQVQHTNQQPRTQQQQSQPQVGQQPATTTAGVTQPTTIGAGVGAGAAQQQPKPSQAPVSGQPLAAGPTTAQPTISGGGQMKPETAPAAPSPAVAIGSKAAPQTAKAPTTPATAIGSKAAPRPGGIGSAAPPPQQPTDSENVFSKILPGNAAEQAGKLGDAVSAIGKKFTSFW encoded by the exons GTACAGGAATGGCTGTGTCTCAACTGCCAGATGCAAAGGGCATTAGGAATGGACATGGACACCCCGAGATCCAAGAGTCAGCAGCAGATCCATTCTCCGCAGCAGCCCACCAAACCCCAGCCTCGGACGGCACCTCAAACTCCATCTTCAACCCAAACCAAACCTTTCCCAGCACCCCAGAATGAGCTAAAATCTCAATCTCAACCTTCTACCCCTTTAAAAACCCAAGTGAAACCTCAATCCCAACCAACTCCTTCACCTCAAACCCAGGCCAAAGCTCAACCGCAAACTACCCAATCACCCCAAACCCAAGCTAACCCTCAATTCCAGACTACCCCATCATCTCAAACCCAAGGCAAACCTCAATCACAGCCTCCAACTCCTTCACAGACTCAAGCAAAACTTCCATCCACCCCTCAAACTCAACAAAAATCTCAATCACAACCTGCGACTCCCACCAAATCCCAACCAAATCCTCCTCCATCTGAGCAGCCATTTGGCAAGCTCTTTGGATTTGGTGCATCACTTCTAAACCAGGCCACCAGTCTGATATCAGTCGACCAGCCTTCGTCTCAGCCTCCATCTCAGCCTCAGACACCTCAGAAGACTTCTGCAGCAACTTCAAAACCTGCTGCCCAATCCGGACCTCCACCCAGCACCCAACCCGGACCCGCACCTGGCACCCAACCCGGACCTGCACCTGGCACCCAACCCGGACCCGCACTTGGCACCCAACCTGGACCTCAACCTGGACCCCAATCTACAGCGCCTTCCCAGCAGCAGAAGAGTAAACCAAAAGTGTGCTGCCCTCTCTGCAAAACTGAGTTAAATGTTGGTGTGCCTACAGAATCTCCCAATTTCAACCACTGCACCCAGTGCCATGCCCAGGTCTGCAACATGTGTGGCTTCAACCCCACACCACATCTTACTGAG AAGAAAGAATGGCTTTGCTTGACATGCCAGACACAGAGAGCCATTTCAGGGGATTTGGGGGATGGCCCATCTCCTGCTCCTCAGCCCATGGGATCTCCCCGAGCGCCTGGACCTACAACCCAACAGCATGCTCAGTTAAAGCCACCCAGTCAGCAGGCAGGGGTGAGGCATGCCGGTCCTCAGCAGCAAAAAACACCTGGTGCCCAAGTAAGTGGTACTCTCTCTTCAGCCAAACATGGAACACCACAGAGCAAGGGTCCTGCTCAAGCGTCTACTGCCAAGACAACCCCTTCCCAACCTGCAAGCAAAAGCAAGACAGAGGCTCGGAAACAAGAGCAAGGCATTAGCAAGAAACAATCAGTATCCAAAACCGAAAAAGAAGGTGACATGAAAGCGTTGCATAAGAAAGGAACTCAAGAAATAAAAGACCAGAAGAAAAGTTGTGATTTGCAAAAATCTAAACTCCATGAC GATTCCAACAAGTCCAGTACACAGAGTCTAAGTGACACAGGCTACTCCTCCGATGGCATATCCGGCTCCCAGAGTGAGATCACTGGACTCATTCGAGAGGAGGGAATTAAACTCAGTGAAGGAGGTTTGTCTACCCAGCGCAGTCCTCCCAGCCCCTccgaaataaaaaaacttgagaGTTCTATGCGACCTCTTTTACAGTCAGAGACAGCCTCTGAAATCGATAAGACAAGACCCCAGTCTCTGTCCATAACACAAGACCAATTCGATTCTGATGGGGAAGTATCTGATGACCTTAGTTGCAAATTACGTCATGACTATGTGGAGGACAGCAGTGAAAGTGGCCTGTCTCCTTTACCGACCAGACAAAAGTTGCAGAAGGGCCTAACAGATGAGGAGTTTATGAGGAGACAGATTTTGGAAATGAGTGCAGATGAGGAAGAAGTGGTAGAGACTGAAGGTCAGGTGAAAGTCAAAAAGAGTCATAAACACAGTGGTGATCTGGGAAAAGAGAGGCGACGCCTTACACAGCAATCAAACAGCTTTGAAGATGACACTAAAAGTAATGAGGCTACATACAAGTCCAATGACGGAGATGATATGATGGGTTCACAAGGAGGCCTAAGGCGATTTAAGACTATAGAACTGAATAATACCAATAGCTATAATCGTGATTTGGAACTTAGCACAGAGCATGACCTTCGAGAACCCGAGCTTGAGATGGAAAGCCTGACTGGATCACCAGAGGAAAAGTCAAGAGGAGAGTATTCCTCAACCCTTCCTGCTACCACACCTAGCTATACATCTGGAACCTCTCCTACATCTGTGTCGTCACTGGAGGATGACAGCGATAGTAGTCCTAGCAGAAGGCAAAGGCTCGAAGAGGTTAAGCAGCAGAGGAAAGCAAGGCACCGATCTCACGGCCCACTCTTACCAACAATCGAGGACTCTTCAGAAGAAGACGAACTGAGGGAAGAGGAAGAACTTTTAAGAGAACAAGAAAAGATGAGAGACTTGGAACAGCAAAGGATTCGCAGCACAGCCAGGAAAACTAAAAGGGACAAAGAGGAACTCAGAGCACAGAGACGCAGGGAGAGGTCAAAGACTCCACCCAGCAATCTGTCACCAATTGAGGATGCTTCTCCAACAGAGGAGCTTAGACAAGCAGCAGAAATGGAAGAACTTCACAGATCATCCTGTTCAGAATACTCTCCCTCTATAGACTCAGAGGCAGAAGGATTTGAAGTAGGCTCTAAGCTTTACAAGTCTGGCAGTGAATACAATCTTCCAACATTTATGTCTCTGTATTCACCTACAGAAAAATCATCTGCAGAGTCACCGTCTGCTGTAcacaaatcattaaaaagtgCAGAGGAGGTTTATGAGGAAATGATGAGAAAAGCAGAGATGATGCAAAAACAGCAGGGACAACCAGTGAAACAAGAGCAGCAAGGGACTTCCAGTTTGACAAATAGTCAGCACTTACGAACAGGGTCAACATCTTTGAGTCCAGGCACAAGCCCTACACAGATGTCAGCACCTGTATCATTTTCAGACAGTGGCAGTAGTGGACTGGCCAGGGTTAgtgaaacacaacaaaaccagcACAGGATGCCTTCCCAAACCTCTAAAATGTCACCGTCTCCACCACAAGTGCGTCAGCCTGCTCCTAGACAGCAGCAAGTACGATCGATCCAGAGTGCTGACTCACAAACAACTACACACATCCTTGATCACATGTCATCTGTGGCATCTACGCTCCAAGGCTCCCATGCTCCTCAAAGAACTGCAGGTCCTCGTCTTGCAAGACAGCAGTCCTCCCAAGATACCCCAGTCATGGTAATAACACTAGAATCAAGCACCCCAACTCAACCCCCAAAACCAATAACTGTAAATTCTTCTACATCCCCACTCTCTTCTCCAACAAGTAGCCAGCAACAGCCAATTTATTGGACCCAGTCTTCTGTAACAAGTTCTCCTACATCACCACAAATGTCTCAGCTTGCCTATCAGAGAGGACAAGCAGCTGAAAGAGTCACTTCTGGGCCAAGCACTCCCTCATGTGCAGCTTCTCAAAGTTATAGGTCTGATAACATATCATTGTGTAAAATATCCAATGTTCCAGGAACCTCAATGGTTATTGAACAAGGGACAGTGGCGCAAAGTGGAAATGTGGTTGACCTTAGAGCAGTGAAGCCTGCTCCAATTATCATGACAGACCATGGTATGGATCTTACATCCTTGGCATCTGACACACGAAGGTACTCAGTTGATGCAGATCAACCCCCAAGCCGTCATACAGCTGTACAACCTCTCATTATGAATCTAAATGCACAGGCACAACCACATGTAACAATATCCACACCAACAACAGTGAGTGTTACTGTGGCAGCTTCTATGTTTATATCACAGCCTAAATACCCAATGGTTTATGGAGATCCACTGCAGAATCGAGTTGACTTTGGTCAGGGTGCTGGATCAGCTGTTTGTCTTTCTCAACCAAGAACACCAATATCCGACTCTTCAATTCCAAAGATAGATGCATGTCTGGAAGATCTTGGTATCCAACAACAGCAGCTTCAAAAGCAACAGCAGAAGCTCCAACAGCAACAACAGCTCCTTGAACAACAGCTCCAGCATCACCAACAAAATACAGCTTCTTTTGCCCGTTACAACTTAGCGAACCAAGTGCATCCAGTATTGTTGAAGAAAGACTTAGTGGTGTGCCAGACAAGTGGTGGAAGCACACAAACAGTGATTAGTGCCATTCCCAAAGTATCCCCACTTCCACCACCCTTATCAACCTCTATTTCATCTACCCCTACTATAGGCCATGACATATATGGTGGGGTTGCTCTGGAACTAAAAAATAAGCCCACAGTCACTAACCTCTCAACAGAACAGCCCCATGCAATGATGGTACAGTTAGATGAAAGTGGTTCATCACAAGGGGGTACAGTCACACAAATAGTTAaaagggaagaaccacatcaaGCACCAGAAGTTCTTGATCTCACTGGACAAATCAAGTCAGAGAACCAAGTGGCTTGCTGTGATGTTGTCTACCAATTGCCTTTTGGTGGTAGCTGTTCAGGTCCCTTTGGCCAGAGAAGTAAAACAACTATTTCAGACCCAAATTCTTCTGCTGATCCTACCTCAGCTCCTCATCAGCAAACTCAGCTAGAAAAAGATGGTCATTATCCCATAAATATGCAAGGGGAATCAGAGGAGCATAAACCATTTACTATGCCTTTGTCTGGACAGCTTCCACCATCAATGTCAGATACAAATCTTGCAGAATCAGGACTCCAGTGTTATCAAAGGACAGATGCTGGGGATCTGGCAGTGGATTTAAGCTCTATGAAACAAGCATATGAAGCGGGATATCTTGGAATGGGTGCCCAATATGGATCGTACACTGATTTGCGACATCAAGATGTTTCAACCCCACCATTACCTCTTCGTAGATACGGCTCAATGTCTAATATCAGTGGAGACTTTGGCTATCCTTCTCGTGACCTGGCAGGCACTCAAGAATCAAATCTAGCACAGTACAGTGCCACCACTGCCAGAGAAATTAGCAGAATGTGTGCTGCTCTTAACTCAATGGATCATTTTGGAAATCGCTATACTAACAGCCCAGATCTTCTTCAATATGGTGCTGGAAGAGGAGGCCAAATAGGAAGGCTTGGCCTTCAACAAGGTCTAACATCAGTCAGGGCAAACATTCTTTATGGCCCTGATGGGAGGCCCACAGCACATGGCCAAGCCCTTACAAATCTAATCAATGCTAGACAGGCAACGCTCCGGGCCTTATATCCTCCTGTACTGAGGACTGCTGATGGCATGATATACTCAACGATAAACACTCCGATAGCATCCACTTTACCAATCACAACCCAACCTGCTCCTGTATTAAATCCTATGGTAAGAGGAGTTTACAGGCCTTATCCTCCCAGCAGTGTGACCGCTGTTTCTCTAGCCAGCCTTAGTCGATTGCCTCAGGTTGCTCCAAGAATGCCTCTGTCTGCACAGGGACCTTACAGATACCCCACTCCAACCCTTTTCCCAGCATCTGCCACAGATTCTATTTCAGGGAGTGTGCCAACTACAAGTAGTTCCCAAGAAACACCTATCTATTTTGTCAAGCCTACAGTACCTGGCACAATTACATCAACTACAACATTACCATCTGCTCCCAGAGCAACTGTTCCGACTAGTGCTATACCAGCCCAATCAACAATTTTAAACCAACAGACTTCTCAGGGTGACATTCCAGGAGATGCTGCCACAGTCCTTCCATCCACTCAAAATCTAATTTTACAGTCAATCCAGGCACAAACCCATCCTCAATCATTGCCCAATAGTAAAGATTTGTCTGTGATTCAAGGCTTGTCTCAGACACAGGACCACTTATCAGTGCCACAGTCACAGCCACATGCAACTACTAGAGGACTGTCAGATACATCAGTTAGTgatgagaaagaggaagaacatttaCGGCAACAACAAGAGCAACTACTGCAACTAGAGAGAGAACGCATTGAGTTAGAGAAGCTACGTCAGTTACGTCTTCAAGAAGAGCTGGAGAGGGATCGCTTAGAGTTGCAAAGGCACAGGGAAAAAGAACAACTTCTCGTGCACCGCGAGATCCAAGAACTTCAGAACATTAAGCAGCAAGTTCTTCAGCAACAGCAAGTTGAAAGAGAAACTCAATTGGTGATACAGAGAGAGCAGCTGGCTCAGCAGAAGATGCAGCTAGACCAAATTCAGGCTCTGCAACAGCAGCTCCAGCTGCAGCTTGAAGAGCAGAAAAGGCAAAAGACAGCAGCTGTTGAAGCAGCggcagcagtggcagcagcagAGGCAGCTGCTGCCTCTGCAGCTGCTGctgcagcagcaacaactgcacaAAGTGCCATTAATGGAATGCTGGTTGGTGGCGCCCCTCAAGCAATCTCCATCATTTGTGATCAAAGTGGTAGGGTTATTCCACAAGATGGCCAGAGCTTGCAGTTTTTACCTTGCATGGATGGGCAGATGGTTCAAGCACTGGTGTCCACAAGACCTATGCCTAGTTCAGCCTCTGAAATGTCCCTGAGGAACAGTGATGATCAAGGAAGTAGCCATGTTATTAAAAAACAGAATTCAATGCCTCGCTTGAGGAATGGCACTGAGGAGGAACCTGTGAAAAGGATTGCGGACAGCAGTGTCCAAACTGATGATGAAGATGCAGAGGATCGGTTTATGTCACGACGCAGAAGGACAAGGCGTATTGCTGACTGCAGTGTCCAGACAGATGAGGAGGACCAGGGGGAGTGGGATAGCCAGCCAGTGCGACGTCGTCGCTCAAGGTACTCCAAACACTCTGAATCAAGTGCAGAAAATAAAACTGATGCATCTAAAGTGACTTCCAGCATAGCTATCCAGACAACCAGTGACTCATCATGCCAAACTGAATCAGATCAGTTGGGAAGAGTCTCACCAGCCATTCACATCACCATGGCTGAGACATCAAAGGTTGAACTGCTTCACTACATCTCTGCACCAGAGAGGACACACAAAGGGGAGAGTTTAGCCTGTCAGACTGACCCAGAAGCACAGTCTCAAGGAGTGGTTGTTCCTCAGCTTAGTGTTTCTACCACAGTCAGCCCCTACTCCACCAGCTTACATGTAGTTGGTGCCACTCCAGCCAAGTTTGAAAAACGAAAATTGGACCCACTAGACATTGGGCTACAAACACAGCAACCAGTTGATCCACGTCCACCCAAATCCCCACAAGTGTTGTACTCCCCAGTGTCCCCTCTGTCCCCTCACCGCGTGCTGGAGACAAGCTTGGCCTCCAGTGAGAAGCTCAATAGGGCACATGTCACACCCCAGCAAAAGGCCTTCACTACTGAATCACCAAAGATGCATCAAACTATTCCACGGCCAATAAAAAGTGTTCAGCGCTCCCTGTCAGATCCTAAACCCCTCAGCCCAACTTCAGAGGACCCATCTAAGGCTAAATTCTCATTGTACCAGGGTCACAACTCTTCAGGTAGTCAG CTACAGAACTCAATTATGAGGAAAGTGAAGCGGACCCTCCCCAGCCCCCCTCCAGATGAGATACCACTCCCAATAGTAACTCCTGCAATGTCCCACATGTACAGCTCC GGAATACCCCAGAGACTATTGCCTCGTCCAACACATGGTGTCATGAAGGTGGGTATTCTGAGTGAATTAAAAGCTGTCGAACAGGAGTCTTCCAAGCTACgcaaacagcaagcagaacttgaagaagaagagaaagagatcgATGCTAAGCTACGCTGTTTGGAATTAGGCATTACCCAACGCAAGGAAACCATGGTTAAAGAACGTGAGAGGCGAGAGCTGGCCTACCTGCGTGGCATCGGGGACGCAAGGGACTACATGTCAGACAGTGAACTGAACAATCTTAGATTAACTGGCATACCAACAGGCACATATGAAGCAAATGGACTGATGTCAAGACCAAGCACAGCACCTCTTAGCCAATATACTTCTGACCCAAATGTGACTTCTCAATATCCACCCACCTCCTCTTATGTCATATATCCATATCCTCAGAGTCAACCTGCACCGACACAGCCACCGACTGCTGCCTATCAGCAGATTGGATTTCAAGCACCCCAGTACCCAGCACCATCCCAGCCTCAGCCAGGCACCTTTCAGCCACACCCTCCTCAACCCTCCCTATATCAAACACAAGGTCCTTACCAGGGTCATGCTTATGCCCAGTCATATCAGACAGATATAGGCCTGCAGCAACCCAGTCACCAGAGCTTTCAGCCTCCTGCATCTCATTTGCCTGGACAGACATTACCATACCCTGGCCAAGGACTGCCCTTTCAGCCCCAAACTGATATGCTTTCTGGTCATCAGCTGCCACGACATACATCACTAGCTGATCTTGAACAGAAATTGCCAACCAATTATGAAATAATTACCAATCCTGCAGTGTCAGTTGCCACCTCAGCTCAGGACACTGGCTTTAGTGGTGCCTATTCTTCACCCATGGCAAATGCTTATGGGCCATATCGTACCCCTGAACAAACAATGGCAGAGCACATGCCAAGTCCAACATCTGGGTATGGTACAGATGGTCTCTATGCCACAAACCTAGAACAAAATATACCCAGAAACTATGTAATGATAGATGATATAAGTGAACTTACAAAGGAGAACATGGGATCGACTGATGCTTCGAGGACAGGTTATGGGAGTGAGAATGGCCCACAGAGGATGGGTTATGGAGATGGGTCTGAGGATCTATATGGAAGACCTGGCAGCACCACAAGTTACCACCATCAGGGTACTGTGGACAGTCATGGCCGTCCTAGCACAACTGTGAGTGGTGGATCTTCCTATTACTATGATGACTATAAGCATTCTCCTCGCAGTAGTTCTGGAATGGGCAGCCAAAAGCATCCTTCTAAGAACTTGGCACCAGCTGCTGTGTCCTCCAAGCGTAATAAGCACAGAAAGCAAGGCATGGAGCAGAAGATTTCTAAATTCTCCCCCATCGAAGAGGCACGAGATGTTGAATCTGACTTGGCCTCCTACACAATCACAACACCATCAGGTGGAAGCTGTACTATGGTTTCTAGATCAGGGGTAAAAAAGAATGTTTATGATCAGCAAAAGTATTATGGCTCAAGAGAAGGCTTGGATGAAGATGAACGTCTGTACAGCTCTGGAAGATCAAGGTCCACAGGCTATGGCATGGATAAGATTTCCTCAAGAGAATCAGGAGGGTACAGAAGTAAGTCATATGAGAGAGACGCCATGGAGCGATCTCAGAGGGGTACCCACAGCCGCAGCGGACGTAACACTATGCGTACTCAGAACTCAGAGGAAGAGAGTCCACTGAGCCCAGTGGGCAAACCGGTTGGTATGGGACGTGCCTCAGACCCACATGATGTTAGAAATCAGTATGGCTCCAGCCATTCTCTTCCTGATGTTCAGGATCATCACATAAGGGATATGCCTAAGAGCCATGCCTACAAGCCAGATGACCCATACTTAGTGGATGATATGCACTGTGCTGTTTCAGACAGTGAAG CATATCATTTAGGACAGGAAGAGACAGACTGGTTTGAAAAACCACGAGAGGCCACTCACGATCGTTCCAGACATCAAGGGAGTGGAAGCCACTCCTCTACAGGTAAGAGAGGCAATGTCAAGCACACATACCATGATTATGATGAACCCCCTGAGGAAGACTTGTGGCCACAAGATGAATACAGCCACCAACGCCATTCCTCTTCCACATCCCGAGAACACAGACACCATGTTAGTAGCTCAGGACATCACTCAACAGCCCGGCACCCCTCGGAAGTTTCAAGATCTTCCCGTTCTTCGAGATCACATCCAAAGGACCCATCGGCTCGCTCTGAAGCACGCAGCACTTCATCCTCTTCACATAAAAGATCTTCAGAACCCAGATCTTCACAGCCCGGGAGCCGCGACTCTGGCGAGTACTCCCGTGACCCTGCATCTGGGCACCATCATAGTGGTCAACGGGGGCCAAGGCAGTCTGGTGCTTCCAGGCGGCAAGAAGTTCCTTCATCCAAGCAGCAGCACCAGCAACAACAACCGCCGCAGCAGCcgcaacagcagcaacaacagccgcagcaacagcagcagcagcaacagcagcagcaacagcaacagcaacaaGGCTTTGTAGGCCAACAGCAACCGCCACAGCAAGGACAGCAAAGGCCCACAACACAACCAACAGCTGGCAGGCAGGCTGCACCTCAGCAGCCTGAAACTGGGCAGCAGGTTCAACACACCAACCAGCAACCTCGTACTCAGCAGCAGCAGTCACAGCCACAGGTTGGACAACAGCCAGCAACGACCACAGCAGGTGTGACTCAGCCCACCACTATAGGGGCTGGTGTTGGAGCCGGGGCTGCCCAGCAACAACCTAAGCCAAGCCAGGCTCCAGTATCAGGACAACCGCTGGCTGCGGGACCAACCACAGCTCAGCCGACAATTTCTGGG GGAGGGCAGATGAAACCTGAAACTGCTCCTGCTGCACCATCTCCTGCAGTTGCAATTGGATCAAAAGCTGCACCCCAGACTGCTAAAGCCCCTACGACCCCAGCAACTGCCATTG GGTCAAAAGCAGCTCCTCGGCCAGGAGGCATTGGCAGTGCGGCGCCGCCACCACAGCAACCCACAGACAGCGAAAACGTTTTCAGCAAAATCCTGCCTGGTAATGCAGCGGAACAAGCAGGGAAACTAGGAGACG CTGTGTCTGCTATTGGCAAGAAGTTTACATCATTTTGGTGA